The following proteins are co-located in the Silene latifolia isolate original U9 population chromosome 1, ASM4854445v1, whole genome shotgun sequence genome:
- the LOC141642406 gene encoding uncharacterized protein LOC141642406 has product MTNPEQSLIETPPPQPNYSVVHVEHTGHSITPVVFNGKNYDEWSRSFHLALIAKGKIGYINGTIIKPSPTSDKLESWTSTNALVTMWIFNTIAPGLRQQISLRPEAKHVWLDIKNRFSQSNEARIYQLQAELLACRQGPTESLMDYYGRMTAIWDAIIEHDTFPSCSCNPCACDWMNIINSRREKKRVRDFLMGLDDRFSNSRSQIISINPLPNLDLVYNRLLQDEGVRNFSYPKPETVPDAVAFAARVNHGSHNSGGGGRNFKPESQSSSVLSNPNRPFCIACKRHGHYFKKCYRITGEFPERWGERPRDRIYISPDATDLSNAIFVPDTNGRAHWERVKQKSAGSNPRVHMVAGSSSGNGGGTSQSGPPL; this is encoded by the coding sequence ATGACGAATCCCGAACAATCCCTTATCGAAACTCCGCCACCACAGCCGAATTATTCGGTCGTACATGTGGAGCACACCGGTCACAGCATTACTCCGGTGGTATTCAACGGGAAAAATTACGATGAGTGGTCTCGCTCATTCCATCTCGCCTTGATTGCCAAAGGTAAAATCGGTTATATTAACGGCACGATCATCAAGCCGTCACCTACTTCCGATAAATTGGAATCATGGACGTCAACCAACGCCTTGGTAACGATGTGGATTTTCAACACCATCGCCCCAGGTCTTCGACAGCAAATCTCACTCCGACCTGAGGCGAAACACGTATGGCTTGACATTAAAAATCGATTTTCTCAGAGCAATGAAGCACGGATATACCAATTACAAGCAGAATTACTAGCTTGTCGACAAGGTCCAACAGAAAGTCTGATGGATTACTACGGCCGGATGACGGCGATTTGGGACGCCATTATAGAGCACGACACATTCCCATCCTGTTCTTGCAACCCGTGCGCTTGCGATTGGATGAACATCATCAATTCCAGACGAGAAAAGAAACGGGTACGCGATTTTTTGATGGGTCTTGATGACCGCTTCTCTAATTCTCGTTCTCAGATTATTTCTATTAATCCTCTTCCGAATTTAGATCTTGTATATAACCGTTTGTTGCAAGATGAAGGAGTTCGGAATTTCTCCTATCCTAAACCTGAAACTGTCCCTGACGCGGTTGCCTTTGCAGCACGAGTTAACCACGGGTCTCACAATTCAGGGGGAGGGGGGCGAAATTTTAAACCTGAAAGTCAGAGTTCCTCTGTTTTATCGAACCCGAACCGTCCTTTTTGTATTGCTTGCAAACGTCATGGTCATTACTTTAAGAAATGTTACAGAATCACTGGGGAATTTCCCGAGCGGTGGGGGGAACGTCCCCGCGATCGTATTTATATCAGTCCGGATGCTACAGATTTGAGCAATGCTATCTTCGTCCCGGATACGAACGGTAGAGCACATTGGGAGCGTGTGAAACAGAAATCTGCAGGTTCAAATCCCCGTGTGCACATGGTAGCAGGCTCAAGTTCCGGCAACGGCGGAGGTACGTCACAGTCCGGACCACCTCTGTAA
- the LOC141642386 gene encoding uncharacterized protein LOC141642386, whose product MSEAPPPPPPPFLPPNEEIRQKLESEQVYIQAFLTATFIIYTIIMILGRLRSRGNKNMKLCSTYSFMITAYLVSYIPGLMSAPGQSNDLYVFWIAFVAYLASVTNEISCYSIGDNEDRKKRLIVDYAVVWPLILTSLYKSLVAPEILVPIVVIFWVVVLKLRERSSALLYATKSSNGLCRATELISDFAKHQREAGLTSNALVGMKEARQQAAKQLQRGSRVIDYDAIEFITLDKVLGTNVPFLVNTNEGKELLDTCVSFAMFWTLLAKIAGFDNVNPDVFWGGNQLPNNCFTLIEKELDFLYDYFFTNSYAIYNRGIWKKLRDLCVITLFFWLTIPLLIEYRSQDHNILYILLEGHVLDTGFTRFVIIVIITIEYAQIGVFLTSKWAKIMYTCSYLQNQTQWETTKSTKSNLHQRLIRIACKVPRPRLSLFCLSTFTTRKVGQYSILDSYGEIPGLVWCQCWIGSYIDLPRMGQAGSWNTVVPKEVTDSIVDTINYCLRERKGITSGVISLRKNEVGDDVIRTHVSNGTAQARDILIWHIATSLFEEDAKRASPDSYNHRDFQVATTISKYCAYLVAFLPQALPDPVYTTQREFDEAIKEFKHEALEGDEEKTKGEWNRDKTMLGQAEILKHKLEHSNKWKTLADFWTEMLLFLALTDNSDAIDSHVNSLCVGGEFITHLWTLLTHAGCSKEL is encoded by the coding sequence ATGTCTGAAGCACCaccccctccaccaccaccatttCTACCTCCAAATGAAGAAATTCGTCAAAAACTCGAATCAGAACAAGTGTATATCCAAGCATTTCTCACCGCAACCTTCATAATATACACAATAATCATGATCTTAGGCCGCCTTAGGTCTCGAGGCAACAAAAACATGAAACTTTGTTCAACCTACTCTTTTATGATCACTGCCTATCTCGTATCTTACATCCCTGGTCTCATGAGCGCACCTGGTCAATCCAATGATCTCTACGTCTTTTGGATTGCTTTTGTTGCGTACTTAGCTTCTGTCACCAATGAGATCAGTTGTTACTCTATTGGTGACAATGAAGACCGCAAGAAAAGGCTCATTGTCGACTATGCTGTAGTTTGGCCTTTGATCTTGACTTCTCTTTATAAGAGCTTGGTTGCCCCCGAAATACTGGTACCCATTGTGGTTATCTTTTGGGTAGTCGTCTTGAAGCTTAGGGAACGAAGTAGCGCCTTATTGTACGCTACTAAATCCTCTAATGGGCTCTGTCGTGCAACGGAACTTATCTCCGATTTTGCCAAGCACCAAAGAGAGGCAGGCCTAACGAGTAATGCTTTGGTGGGGATGAAAGAAGCACGGCAACAGGCCGCAAAACAATTACAAAGGGGTTCAAGAGTAATTGATTATGATGCCATCGAGTTCATCACATTAGACAAGGTTTTGGGCACCAACGTACCCTTTTTGGTGAACACGAATGAAGGTAAGGAGCTACTAGACACTTGTGTTTCATTTGCTATGTTTTGGACTCTCCTTGCCAAAATTGCTGGGTTTGATAATGTGAATCCCGATGTATTTTGGGGAGGTAATCAACTTCCTAACAATTGCTTTACTCTTATTGAAAAGGAGCTCGACTTCTTATATGATTACTTTTTTACCAACTCCTATGCTATATACAATAGAGGGATATGGAAGAAATTACGTGATCTTTGTGTTATTACTCTGTTCTTCTGGCTTACCATACCCTTGTTGATCGAATATCGCTCGCAAGATCACAACATCCTGTATATTCTGTTGGAGGGCCATGTGTTAGACACCGGATTCACAAGATTTGTGATAATAGTCATAATAACCATTGAATATGCCCAAATTGGAGTCTTTCTCACTTCGAAATGGGCTAAGATTATGTATACTTGTTCGTAccttcaaaatcaaactcaaTGGGAAACCACAAAGTCCACCAAAAGTAATCTTCATCAAAGGTTGATTAGAATAGCATGTAAAGTACCCCGTCCTAGACTATCTCTCTTTTGTTTAAGCACATTTACAACGAGAAAAGTCGGTCAATACTCAATTTTGGATAGCTATGGAGAGATTCCGGGATTAGTTTGGTGCCAGTGTTGGATTGGGAGTTACATTGATCTCCCTAGAATGGGTCAAGCTGGAAGCTGGAACACGGTTGTGCCAAAAGAGGTCACAGATTCCATTGTCGATACTATCAACTATTGTTTGAGGGAACGTAAGGGCATCACTAGCGGTGTTATATCCTTGAGAAAAAATGAGGTAGGAGATGATGTTATACGCACTCATGTAAGCAATGGGACAGCCCAAGCTCGCGATATTCTAATTTGGCACATAGCTACAAGCCTATTTGAAGAAGACGCCAAAAGAGCATCGCCAGACTCATACAATCACCGAGATTTTCAGGTAGCAACTACAATTTCCAAATATTGTGCATATTTGGTTGCCTTTCTACCTCAAGCACTTCCCGATCCAGTGTACACAACACAACGTGAGTTTGATGAGGCAATCAAAGAGTTCAAACACGAGGCGTTGGAAGGTGATGAGGAGAAAACTAAAGGAGAGTGGAATAGGGATAAAACAATGTTAGGGCAAGCAGAAATCCTAAAGCACAAGCTTGAACATTCAAATAAGTGGAAAACACTAGCTGACTTTTGGACTGAAATGTTGTTGTTCTTAGCTCTCACAGATAATAGTGACGCAATCGACTCTCATGTAAACAGCTTGTGTGTTGGAGGTGAATTTATTACACACCTTTGGACGTTGCTAACCCATGCAGGGTGTTCCAAGGAGCTTTAA